The following proteins come from a genomic window of Pyxidicoccus sp. MSG2:
- a CDS encoding serine hydrolase domain-containing protein, producing the protein MAVLHRGLRVGMALLASFMAPACGPEAPAGSEPEVGELESGELTLEAGQSPLPPLNREALRQAIANLPNGEVTGALVRVSGADGHWLGSSGVADIRTGAPIPADARFRIGSMTKVFTATVVLQLVAEGRVDLDRPVQHYLPRLLPDGVYAPITVRQLLNYTHGLPGVPVPQKDPAWFFENRYRRFSPRELVALALPEGPRFEPGTQQEYGNIGYIVAGLLIEKVTGRPYGEEVHSRILRPLHLRDTSVPGNDVTIPGPHAHGYEIVAAEGEGCPAGATAYQGRCLVDVTVASQSVPWAAGEMISTTADLDRFLVALFKGRLLPRAQLEEMFTVPDVPDVKGGRASFAAGLGRFVVNGFTLWGKSGDRHGYNNGMGATRDLRRRLVYSVNTLRMGQDQPRIAGGIIVAALSAPEQP; encoded by the coding sequence ATGGCTGTCCTTCACCGCGGACTGCGGGTCGGCATGGCGTTGCTCGCGAGCTTCATGGCCCCCGCCTGCGGACCCGAGGCTCCGGCCGGAAGCGAGCCGGAGGTGGGCGAGCTGGAGTCGGGTGAGCTGACGCTGGAGGCGGGCCAGTCGCCCCTGCCGCCGCTGAATCGCGAGGCCCTGCGGCAGGCCATCGCCAACCTTCCGAATGGCGAGGTGACGGGCGCCCTGGTCCGGGTGAGTGGCGCGGACGGGCACTGGCTCGGGAGCTCGGGCGTGGCGGACATCCGCACCGGGGCGCCGATTCCCGCGGACGCGCGCTTCCGCATCGGCAGCATGACCAAGGTGTTCACCGCCACCGTGGTGCTGCAGCTCGTCGCCGAGGGCCGCGTGGACCTGGACCGGCCCGTCCAGCACTACCTGCCGCGCCTGCTGCCCGACGGCGTCTATGCACCCATCACCGTGAGGCAGTTGCTCAACTACACCCACGGCCTGCCCGGGGTGCCGGTGCCGCAGAAGGACCCCGCGTGGTTCTTCGAGAACCGCTACCGCCGCTTCAGCCCTCGCGAGCTCGTCGCGCTGGCGCTCCCGGAGGGGCCCCGCTTCGAGCCGGGCACACAGCAGGAGTACGGCAACATCGGCTACATCGTCGCCGGGCTGCTCATCGAGAAGGTGACGGGCCGTCCCTATGGAGAAGAGGTGCACTCGCGCATCCTCCGCCCGCTGCACCTGCGGGACACCTCCGTGCCTGGCAACGACGTGACGATTCCGGGGCCGCATGCCCATGGCTACGAAATCGTCGCGGCGGAAGGGGAGGGCTGCCCGGCGGGGGCCACCGCGTACCAGGGCAGGTGCCTGGTGGACGTCACCGTGGCCAGCCAGTCCGTGCCCTGGGCGGCGGGGGAGATGATTTCCACCACCGCCGACCTGGACCGCTTCCTCGTCGCGCTCTTCAAGGGGCGGCTGCTGCCGCGCGCGCAGTTGGAGGAGATGTTCACCGTGCCGGACGTGCCCGACGTGAAGGGAGGCCGCGCCAGCTTCGCCGCGGGCCTGGGCCGCTTCGTCGTCAACGGCTTCACCCTGTGGGGGAAGAGCGGGGACAGGCACGGCTACAACAACGGGATGGGCGCCACGCGCGACTTGCGGCGGCGCCTCGTCTACTCCGTCAACACGCTTCGCATGGGGCAGGACCAGCCCCGCATCGCTGGCGGCATCATCGTCGCCGCCTTGAGCGCGCCCGAGCAGCCATAG
- a CDS encoding bifunctional alpha,alpha-trehalose-phosphate synthase (UDP-forming)/trehalose-phosphatase, whose product MSRLLLVSNRLPVTVKVEKDSVSVVRSAGGLATGLRRPHERSGGVWLGWPGDVSRLTDAQRAKVESQLEAMRCVPLYLSASEVSRYYEGYSNRVLWPLCHYMVDRIPRQDRDWEIYRKVNERFADLVVHHYQPGDTIWVHDYQLMLVPGMLRQRLPDARIGYFHHIPFPSSEVFSTLPRRQALLKGLLGADLIGFHTVSYVRHFSGALMRQLGLDTDIDRVIWDGREVRVGAFPMGIDAAAFESLANDAGVLEEVATLRRKAEGQRILLGIDRLDYTKGIPRRLLAVQRVLEREPAWRGRLRFIQVAVPSRTQVEAYAAYREKVDELVGRINGLYGGVHNVPVHYLYRSFNEKQLVGLYRAADVMLVTPVRDGMNLVAKEFCASRPDEDGVLVLSEFAGAAAEMDSALIVNAFDVEAMADTIEEALELGEDERRKRMRALREGVKSHDVHWWTGSFLNRLQSLPSMAERKTGSGAEALELMKASPRLHLLLDYDGTLVGFASRPELAAPDDALRALLAKLLARPNTSLSIVSGRPKETLEAWFGELPMSLHAEHGLWSRTRPGQPWRMLEGVSFEWKASARPVLGAFCERVPGSFLEEKTASLAWHYRMVDPEFGAIQARELRLLLMETFAGQHMDVLPGDRVVEVRPHGVHKGRVVGEATQGLAPGTLVVAIGDDRTDEDLFAAIPPGGLTINAGHKPTRAAFRVNGPGEVRKLLGALFS is encoded by the coding sequence ATGTCCCGACTCCTGCTCGTCTCCAATCGCCTCCCTGTCACCGTCAAGGTGGAGAAGGACAGCGTCTCCGTGGTGCGCAGTGCGGGAGGCCTCGCCACCGGCCTGCGCCGTCCCCATGAGCGCTCCGGCGGTGTCTGGCTGGGCTGGCCCGGCGATGTCTCCCGCCTGACGGACGCCCAGCGCGCCAAGGTCGAATCCCAGCTCGAGGCCATGCGCTGCGTGCCGCTCTACCTCAGCGCCAGCGAGGTGAGCCGCTACTACGAGGGCTACTCCAACCGCGTCCTCTGGCCGCTGTGCCACTACATGGTGGACCGGATTCCCCGGCAGGACCGGGACTGGGAAATCTACCGCAAGGTCAACGAGCGCTTCGCCGACCTTGTCGTCCACCACTACCAGCCGGGCGATACCATCTGGGTGCATGACTACCAGCTCATGCTGGTGCCCGGCATGTTGCGCCAGCGGCTGCCCGACGCGCGCATCGGCTACTTCCACCACATCCCCTTCCCGTCGTCGGAAGTCTTCAGCACCCTTCCCCGGCGCCAGGCGCTGCTCAAGGGACTGCTCGGCGCGGACCTCATCGGCTTCCACACGGTGAGCTACGTGCGGCACTTCTCCGGGGCGCTGATGCGGCAGCTCGGGCTGGACACGGACATCGACCGCGTCATCTGGGACGGCCGCGAGGTGCGGGTGGGCGCCTTCCCCATGGGCATCGACGCCGCGGCCTTCGAGTCGCTCGCCAACGACGCGGGTGTGCTGGAGGAGGTGGCCACCCTGCGCCGGAAGGCGGAAGGGCAGCGCATCCTCCTGGGCATCGACCGGCTGGACTACACCAAGGGCATTCCGCGCCGGCTGCTCGCCGTGCAGCGCGTGCTGGAGCGCGAGCCCGCCTGGCGCGGGCGCCTGCGCTTCATCCAGGTGGCCGTGCCCAGCCGCACCCAGGTGGAGGCCTACGCCGCCTACCGCGAGAAGGTGGACGAGCTGGTGGGCCGCATCAACGGCCTGTACGGCGGCGTCCACAACGTGCCGGTGCACTACCTCTACCGCTCCTTCAACGAGAAGCAGCTCGTGGGGCTGTACCGCGCGGCGGACGTCATGCTCGTCACCCCGGTGCGCGACGGCATGAATCTGGTGGCCAAGGAGTTCTGTGCGTCCCGCCCGGACGAGGACGGCGTGCTGGTGCTCAGCGAGTTCGCCGGCGCCGCCGCGGAGATGGACAGCGCCCTCATCGTCAACGCGTTCGACGTGGAGGCCATGGCGGACACGATTGAAGAGGCGCTGGAGCTGGGCGAGGACGAGCGCCGAAAGCGGATGCGCGCCCTGCGTGAGGGCGTGAAGTCCCACGACGTGCACTGGTGGACGGGCAGCTTCCTCAACCGGCTCCAGTCCCTGCCCTCCATGGCGGAGCGGAAGACGGGCAGCGGCGCCGAGGCGCTGGAGTTGATGAAAGCGTCACCCCGGCTGCACCTGCTACTGGATTACGATGGGACGCTGGTGGGCTTCGCGTCCCGGCCGGAGCTCGCAGCGCCGGACGATGCCCTGCGAGCGCTGCTGGCGAAGCTGCTGGCACGGCCGAACACCTCGCTGAGCATCGTCAGCGGCCGGCCCAAGGAGACGTTGGAGGCGTGGTTCGGCGAGCTGCCCATGAGCCTGCACGCGGAGCACGGCCTCTGGTCCCGCACGCGGCCGGGCCAGCCATGGCGCATGCTGGAGGGCGTGTCCTTCGAGTGGAAGGCCAGCGCGCGGCCGGTGCTGGGCGCCTTCTGCGAGCGGGTGCCGGGCTCGTTCCTGGAGGAGAAGACGGCGTCGCTGGCGTGGCACTACCGGATGGTGGACCCGGAGTTCGGCGCCATCCAGGCCCGCGAGCTGCGCCTGCTGCTGATGGAGACGTTCGCCGGGCAGCACATGGACGTGCTGCCCGGAGACCGGGTGGTGGAGGTCCGTCCCCACGGCGTGCACAAGGGCCGCGTGGTGGGCGAGGCCACGCAGGGGCTCGCGCCGGGCACGCTGGTGGTGGCCATTGGCGATGACCGCACGGACGAGGACCTCTTCGCGGCCATCCCCCCGGGCGGGCTCACCATCAACGCGGGCCACAAGCCCACGCGCGCCGCCTTCCGCGTCAACGGGCCCGGCGAGGTCCGCAAGCTGCTCGGCGCACTGTTCTCCTGA
- a CDS encoding double-CXXCG motif protein — protein MPRFFWLRRDEATATTYDGEVDAAHRWRLPGVSCHTCGATWGGAGHQYPCVDLSQLSERHEFEKARPEPFPEFARLRELVRPFAPPHATLPPGTAFGSLVGRAFGKFGPFGWWGSSMLLVRRASLELLQAEGVRGLLGCRTELRFRQKDPPELLELQIEPHGRLHPDCIPPDEPPPCVTCGRFGLARPDEPILDAASLPPELDLFRLGNFATMIIGTERFKEAVQRLELHGLTFRELQTR, from the coding sequence ATGCCCCGTTTCTTCTGGTTGCGCCGCGATGAGGCCACAGCGACGACGTACGATGGCGAAGTCGACGCGGCGCACAGATGGAGACTGCCCGGCGTGAGCTGCCACACGTGCGGAGCGACCTGGGGCGGAGCAGGTCACCAGTACCCGTGCGTTGACCTATCGCAACTGTCCGAGCGCCACGAGTTCGAGAAGGCCAGACCCGAGCCCTTCCCCGAGTTCGCACGCCTTCGTGAGCTGGTGCGCCCTTTCGCGCCTCCCCATGCAACGCTGCCACCCGGAACAGCCTTCGGGTCGCTGGTCGGTCGTGCCTTCGGGAAGTTCGGCCCCTTCGGATGGTGGGGCAGTTCCATGCTGCTGGTACGCCGTGCCTCGCTAGAACTTCTTCAAGCGGAAGGCGTACGGGGACTGCTCGGCTGCCGCACGGAGCTGCGCTTCCGGCAGAAGGACCCGCCGGAACTGCTGGAACTCCAAATCGAGCCGCACGGCAGACTCCACCCGGACTGCATTCCCCCGGATGAGCCTCCACCGTGCGTCACCTGTGGCCGGTTCGGACTCGCGCGGCCAGATGAGCCCATCCTGGACGCGGCCTCCCTGCCCCCGGAACTCGACCTGTTCCGGCTCGGCAACTTCGCCACGATGATCATCGGCACCGAGCGGTTCAAGGAGGCCGTGCAGCGCCTGGAGCTGCACGGCCTCACCTTCCGCGAGCTCCAGACGCGCTAA
- a CDS encoding sigma-54-dependent transcriptional regulator, with protein MKPGPRILVVDDDPGVLKALRGLLSDEGFTPVEARSTAEAIRLLDAPEGPPAAMLLDIRMPGETGLELLARLPRPLPAPVVVLSGEASPAEAVQALKLGATDFVEKPPSPERLLTALRNAMVLGELQEERERLLDALARPGHLVGESPAMETLRRLITRVGPSDTAVLITGETGTGKERVARALHLASGRKGRLVAVNCAAIPSTLLESELFGHEKGAFSGAVSRRAGRIEQAHGGTLFLDELGDMPLELQAKLLRVLETKEVERLGGSVPVPVDARILAATHQDLARAVKEGRFRQDLFFRLNVMPLQLPPLRERPDDLLPLARAFAAELAGPNVPLVLAPGAEVALHAYAWPGNVRELRNLIERLNLLRGDGPLTLGPEAIQGPLAPAAPSRPTLGDRSYREHVEDFEKDLIRAALQEGGSIAGAARLLQVDRGNLYRRIKALGLPVS; from the coding sequence ATGAAGCCAGGTCCCCGCATCCTCGTCGTCGACGACGACCCCGGCGTCCTCAAGGCCCTGCGCGGGCTGCTGAGCGACGAGGGCTTCACCCCGGTGGAGGCCCGCTCCACCGCCGAGGCCATCCGCCTGCTCGACGCGCCCGAGGGCCCGCCCGCGGCGATGCTGCTCGACATCCGCATGCCCGGAGAGACGGGGCTGGAGCTCCTCGCGCGCCTGCCCAGGCCGCTGCCCGCGCCGGTGGTGGTGCTATCCGGCGAGGCCTCTCCCGCGGAGGCGGTGCAGGCGCTGAAGCTGGGCGCCACCGACTTCGTGGAGAAGCCGCCCTCGCCCGAGCGGCTCCTCACGGCGCTGCGCAACGCGATGGTGCTGGGCGAGCTCCAGGAGGAGCGAGAGCGGCTGCTGGACGCGCTCGCCCGCCCCGGTCACCTCGTGGGCGAGAGCCCCGCCATGGAGACGTTGCGCCGGCTCATCACCCGTGTGGGGCCGAGCGACACGGCGGTGCTCATCACCGGCGAGACGGGCACGGGCAAGGAGCGCGTCGCGCGGGCGCTGCACCTCGCCTCGGGGCGCAAGGGCCGGCTCGTCGCCGTCAACTGCGCGGCCATTCCCTCCACGCTGCTGGAGAGCGAGCTGTTCGGCCACGAGAAGGGCGCCTTCTCCGGCGCGGTGTCCCGGCGCGCGGGCCGGATTGAACAGGCGCACGGCGGCACGCTGTTCCTGGACGAGCTGGGCGACATGCCGCTGGAGCTCCAGGCCAAGCTGCTGCGCGTGCTGGAGACGAAGGAGGTGGAGCGGCTGGGCGGCTCGGTGCCGGTGCCGGTGGACGCGCGCATCCTCGCGGCCACGCACCAGGACCTCGCCCGCGCGGTGAAGGAGGGCCGCTTCCGGCAGGACCTCTTCTTCCGCCTCAACGTGATGCCGCTGCAGCTTCCGCCGCTGCGGGAGCGTCCCGATGATTTGCTTCCACTGGCCCGCGCCTTCGCCGCCGAGCTCGCCGGGCCCAACGTGCCGCTGGTGCTGGCTCCCGGAGCGGAAGTGGCCCTGCACGCGTACGCCTGGCCCGGCAACGTGCGCGAGCTGCGCAACCTCATCGAGCGCCTCAACCTGCTGCGTGGTGACGGCCCGCTCACGCTCGGCCCCGAGGCCATCCAAGGGCCGTTGGCCCCTGCCGCGCCCTCGCGTCCCACGCTGGGGGACAGGAGCTACCGCGAGCACGTGGAGGACTTCGAGAAGGACCTCATCCGCGCCGCGCTCCAGGAAGGCGGCAGCATCGCCGGAGCCGCGCGGCTGCTGCAGGTGGACCGCGGCAACCTCTACCGCCGCATCAAGGCGCTCGGGCTCCCCGTGTCCTGA
- a CDS encoding sensor histidine kinase has product MNARTMRSAPPTPDSPTPPLRTAAGSATGALHPPPPRFRQRLLVVMLLAGLVPLVLLGLLAQGALERVLSVSIAPVEGVLDGVSSDLERRGLPQDALNEARLNLAQAELARRALVRRVPAFIAALVLVSGAVLALAAVLLGRALTRPVATLTEGMWAYARGDLTVRLATPEQPRDELQFLLGQFNRMGQELLAQRERLKSAEQIAAWQDVARALAHELKNPLTAMKLSLARLSRTDASMPTDSTRISEAVALLQEEVDLLMRMTQSFSTFARLPAPRFQDVALRPLLAEICTLYAGTSPVPVELVPGPDASLRADPDGLRRLFGNLVKNATEASPTGAPPVRVALEALDGGAVRVTVMDGGSGVTGVLEGPALTRGLFSTKPEGSGLGLPISQKIVHEHGGTLRLEPASGGGTLARVDLPLAPPSAPATA; this is encoded by the coding sequence ATGAACGCTCGCACCATGCGCAGCGCCCCGCCGACTCCCGACAGCCCCACCCCGCCGCTCCGGACGGCGGCCGGTAGCGCAACGGGAGCCCTCCACCCTCCCCCACCCCGCTTCCGCCAGCGACTGCTCGTGGTGATGCTGCTCGCGGGCCTCGTGCCACTGGTGCTGCTCGGCCTGCTCGCGCAGGGCGCGCTGGAGCGGGTGCTGTCCGTCTCCATCGCCCCCGTGGAGGGCGTGCTGGACGGCGTCTCCTCGGACCTGGAGCGCCGGGGCCTGCCCCAGGACGCGCTGAACGAAGCTCGCCTCAACCTCGCCCAGGCGGAATTGGCGCGGCGGGCCCTGGTGCGCCGCGTGCCCGCCTTCATCGCCGCGCTGGTGCTCGTCTCCGGCGCAGTGCTCGCCCTGGCCGCCGTGCTGCTCGGCCGTGCCCTCACGCGCCCCGTGGCCACCCTCACCGAGGGCATGTGGGCCTATGCACGCGGGGACCTCACCGTGCGCCTCGCCACGCCCGAACAGCCGCGCGACGAGCTCCAGTTCCTCCTGGGCCAGTTCAACCGCATGGGCCAGGAACTGCTCGCCCAGCGCGAGCGCCTCAAGTCCGCCGAGCAGATTGCCGCCTGGCAGGACGTGGCCCGCGCCCTGGCCCACGAGCTGAAGAACCCGCTCACCGCAATGAAGCTCTCGCTCGCGCGTCTGTCCCGCACGGACGCGAGCATGCCCACCGACTCCACCCGCATCTCAGAGGCCGTGGCCCTCCTCCAGGAGGAGGTGGACCTCCTGATGCGGATGACCCAGAGCTTCTCCACCTTCGCGAGGCTCCCCGCCCCGCGCTTCCAGGACGTGGCCCTGCGCCCCCTCCTGGCCGAAATCTGTACCCTCTACGCGGGCACCTCGCCCGTCCCCGTGGAGCTCGTCCCCGGCCCCGACGCCTCCCTGCGCGCGGACCCGGACGGTCTGCGCCGCCTCTTCGGCAACCTGGTGAAGAACGCCACCGAGGCCTCTCCCACCGGAGCCCCTCCGGTGCGCGTCGCGCTGGAAGCTCTCGACGGCGGCGCCGTGCGTGTCACCGTGATGGACGGAGGCAGCGGTGTGACTGGCGTGCTGGAAGGCCCCGCCCTCACGCGCGGGCTCTTCAGCACCAAGCCCGAGGGCAGCGGCCTGGGCCTGCCCATCTCCCAGAAAATCGTCCACGAGCACGGCGGCACGCTGCGCCTGGAACCGGCCTCGGGTGGCGGTACGCTGGCGCGCGTGGACCTGCCCCTCGCTCCTCCCTCCGCCCCGGCCACCGCATGA
- a CDS encoding DUF6209 family protein → MSNRIGRPSLTSTVPAPTAATPERAARPAGAEKAPVSRSLADGFDSGATRPSQTSPRGAALLTGTSAPASVAASKAAELQPQVHGATGYEAHFGMGGRTARAVVEGQGQVALPTGNGRGPSFHAEAGKPLTVTVDPARLSKSAEKAELVWRVAPGGTEVAIPLTDGSRDASGRLNTLPARIDVPEDAFGTLRISIRTTGADGKQSSSWDPSSDAAIAPKEGAAVVFTDDWKTQVEGKLRAGDKVDIAYDRDRLAAMLGGVTPSDVVACVSFNGEPPREVPLMVQPGEGGTQGTMFMPSLQVPVEATEMTLWFKGQGQGNTSYDSSFGQNFKFKVGPARDDADPSWKAELLRSKSFPNLQAEDFVGIGPSSQRYNCIAWTLGIQDQWVWPGTRLEDFDKLYAQQGYQPMSSLDLSNDPNLEKVVVYGLKPKTGTGPIEVTHGALMDEQGRLTSKIGTQPLIRHNSADDLTGPSYGEPVRVYVRPRQPAVNNS, encoded by the coding sequence ATGTCGAACCGCATTGGCCGCCCCTCGCTCACCTCCACCGTGCCGGCGCCAACCGCGGCCACTCCAGAGCGCGCCGCGCGTCCCGCTGGAGCAGAGAAGGCACCCGTCTCCCGCTCCCTGGCCGACGGGTTCGACTCGGGCGCCACCCGGCCGAGCCAGACGTCCCCGCGCGGTGCTGCGCTGCTGACGGGCACGAGCGCCCCGGCCTCCGTCGCCGCGTCGAAGGCCGCCGAGCTGCAGCCCCAGGTCCACGGCGCCACCGGCTACGAGGCCCACTTCGGCATGGGCGGTCGCACCGCGCGCGCCGTCGTGGAGGGCCAGGGCCAGGTCGCGCTGCCCACCGGCAATGGCCGGGGCCCCTCCTTCCACGCGGAGGCGGGCAAGCCGCTGACAGTCACGGTGGACCCCGCGCGCCTGTCGAAGTCCGCCGAGAAGGCCGAGCTGGTCTGGCGCGTGGCGCCCGGGGGGACGGAAGTGGCCATCCCCCTCACGGACGGCTCGCGCGACGCGAGCGGCCGGCTCAACACGCTGCCCGCGCGCATTGACGTCCCGGAGGACGCCTTCGGCACGCTGCGCATCTCCATCCGCACCACGGGCGCGGACGGCAAGCAGTCCAGCTCGTGGGACCCCAGCTCCGACGCGGCCATTGCCCCGAAGGAGGGCGCGGCCGTCGTCTTCACCGACGACTGGAAGACCCAGGTCGAAGGCAAGCTGCGCGCGGGCGACAAGGTCGACATTGCGTATGACCGGGACAGGCTCGCCGCGATGCTGGGCGGCGTGACGCCCTCGGACGTCGTCGCGTGCGTGTCCTTCAACGGCGAGCCTCCCCGGGAGGTGCCGCTCATGGTGCAGCCGGGTGAGGGAGGCACGCAGGGGACGATGTTCATGCCCTCGCTCCAGGTTCCCGTCGAGGCGACGGAGATGACCCTCTGGTTCAAGGGCCAGGGCCAGGGGAACACGAGCTACGACTCGTCCTTCGGGCAGAACTTCAAGTTCAAGGTGGGCCCCGCGCGCGACGACGCGGACCCGTCGTGGAAGGCGGAGCTCTTGCGCAGCAAGAGCTTCCCCAACCTCCAGGCGGAGGACTTCGTCGGCATCGGCCCGTCGTCGCAGCGCTACAACTGCATCGCCTGGACGCTGGGCATCCAGGACCAGTGGGTGTGGCCGGGCACGCGCCTGGAGGACTTCGACAAGCTGTATGCGCAGCAGGGCTACCAGCCGATGTCCTCGCTGGACCTGAGCAACGACCCCAATCTGGAGAAGGTCGTCGTCTACGGGCTCAAGCCGAAGACGGGCACGGGCCCGATTGAAGTGACGCACGGCGCGCTCATGGACGAGCAGGGACGCCTGACGAGCAAGATTGGCACCCAGCCGCTCATCCGCCACAACAGCGCTGACGACCTCACCGGCCCTTCGTATGGTGAGCCGGTGCGCGTCTACGTCCGTCCCCGTCAGCCCGCGGTGAACAACTCATGA
- the leuS gene encoding leucine--tRNA ligase — translation MPFDPREVEPKWQARWRDARLHRTTFDPKKPKFYALDMFPYPSGAGLHVGHCEGYTATDVLTRWKRMQGWNVLHPMGWDAFGLPAENYAIKTGIHPRVTTEQAVSNFRRQIDSVGFAYDWEREVNTTDPRYYRWTQWIFLQLFKQGLAYESVMPINWCPSCKTGLANEEAAGGRCERCGTQVERKDLRQWMLRITAYADRLLEDLAKVDWPESTLAMQRNWIGRSEGAEVSFRVADGQAAGSEIRVFTTRPDTLYGATYLVLSPEHGLVESLTTAEQRASVTDYQAAARLKSDLERTELAKEKTGAFTGSHAVNPINGERIPIWIADYVLATYGTGAIMAVPAHDARDHEFAVKFGLPIRQVVRPVDGAQPEPDKAFTGNGVAVNSGALDGLPTADVKQRVVATLETRGQGKRTVSYRLRDWIFSRQRYWGEPIPIIHCAKCGAVPVPEDQLPVTLPEVERYEPSGTGESPLATIPEWLETECPKCGGPGRRETNTMPQWAGSCWYYLRYLDPTNEQAPWSKEAERQWMNVDLYVGGAEHAVLHLLYARFWHKVLFDLGQVSTKEPFRKLRHQGTVLAYTYVDAAEHYHALEEVELRGETAILRATGETLKVQVEKMAKSKLNGVNPDTVVAEHGADVLRLYELFMGEFELPKPWDPRAIEGCGRFLRRAWRLVEEHAPSRVPEGDPHLKLRHKTIQRVTADLERLQFNTAIAALMTYTNELTSKGSTREDLVTLVKLVGPFAPHLGDEAWERLGGKGFLLEQEWPVFDVALTVDAQVTYAVQVNGKLRGSVEVERGTPEAEVRERALALPNVVRQLEGGKTVSKVIVVPDKVVNIVVR, via the coding sequence ATGCCCTTTGACCCCCGTGAGGTAGAGCCGAAATGGCAGGCGCGCTGGCGCGACGCCCGCCTGCACCGGACGACGTTCGACCCGAAGAAGCCGAAGTTCTACGCACTCGACATGTTTCCGTACCCCTCCGGCGCGGGGCTGCATGTCGGACACTGCGAGGGCTACACGGCCACCGACGTGCTGACGCGGTGGAAGCGGATGCAGGGCTGGAACGTGCTTCACCCCATGGGCTGGGATGCCTTCGGCCTGCCGGCGGAGAACTACGCCATCAAGACGGGCATCCACCCGCGCGTCACCACCGAGCAGGCCGTCTCCAACTTCCGCAGACAGATTGACTCCGTGGGCTTCGCCTACGACTGGGAGCGCGAGGTCAACACCACCGACCCGCGCTACTACCGGTGGACCCAGTGGATCTTCCTGCAGTTGTTCAAGCAGGGGCTCGCGTACGAGAGCGTGATGCCCATCAACTGGTGTCCCTCGTGCAAGACGGGACTGGCCAATGAGGAGGCCGCCGGTGGCCGGTGTGAGCGCTGCGGCACCCAGGTGGAGCGCAAGGATTTGCGCCAGTGGATGCTGCGCATCACCGCGTATGCGGACCGGTTGCTGGAGGACCTGGCCAAGGTCGACTGGCCCGAGTCCACGCTGGCCATGCAGCGCAACTGGATTGGCCGCTCCGAGGGCGCCGAGGTGTCCTTCCGCGTGGCGGACGGGCAGGCGGCGGGCTCGGAGATTCGCGTGTTCACCACCCGCCCGGACACGCTGTACGGCGCGACATACCTGGTGCTGTCGCCCGAGCACGGCCTGGTCGAGTCGCTGACGACAGCGGAGCAGCGCGCCTCGGTGACGGACTATCAGGCGGCCGCGCGGCTCAAGAGTGATTTGGAGCGCACGGAATTGGCGAAGGAGAAGACGGGCGCCTTCACGGGCAGCCACGCGGTCAATCCCATCAACGGCGAGCGCATCCCCATCTGGATTGCCGACTACGTCCTGGCGACCTACGGCACCGGCGCCATCATGGCCGTGCCCGCGCACGACGCGAGAGACCACGAGTTCGCGGTGAAGTTCGGCCTGCCCATCCGTCAGGTGGTGCGTCCGGTGGACGGTGCGCAGCCCGAGCCGGACAAGGCCTTCACGGGCAACGGTGTCGCGGTGAATTCAGGAGCGCTGGACGGCTTGCCCACCGCCGACGTGAAGCAGCGGGTGGTGGCCACGTTGGAGACACGGGGTCAGGGGAAGCGCACGGTGAGCTACCGCCTGCGCGATTGGATCTTCTCGCGCCAGCGCTACTGGGGCGAGCCCATTCCCATCATCCACTGCGCGAAGTGCGGCGCCGTGCCGGTGCCCGAGGACCAGCTGCCCGTCACGCTGCCGGAGGTGGAACGCTACGAGCCGTCCGGCACCGGCGAGTCTCCGCTGGCCACGATTCCCGAGTGGCTGGAGACGGAGTGCCCGAAGTGCGGAGGCCCGGGCCGGCGCGAGACGAACACGATGCCGCAGTGGGCGGGCTCGTGCTGGTACTACCTGCGCTACCTGGACCCGACGAACGAGCAGGCGCCCTGGTCGAAGGAGGCCGAGCGCCAGTGGATGAACGTGGACCTGTACGTGGGCGGCGCGGAGCACGCGGTGCTCCACCTGCTGTACGCACGGTTCTGGCACAAGGTGCTGTTCGACCTGGGCCAGGTCTCCACGAAGGAGCCGTTCCGCAAGCTGCGCCACCAGGGCACGGTGCTGGCCTACACGTACGTGGACGCGGCGGAGCACTACCACGCGCTGGAGGAGGTGGAGCTGCGCGGCGAGACGGCGATTCTGCGCGCCACGGGCGAGACGCTGAAGGTCCAGGTCGAGAAGATGGCCAAGTCCAAGCTCAACGGCGTCAACCCCGACACCGTGGTGGCCGAGCACGGCGCGGACGTGCTGCGTCTGTACGAGCTGTTCATGGGCGAGTTCGAATTGCCCAAGCCCTGGGACCCGAGGGCCATCGAGGGCTGCGGCCGATTCCTGCGCCGTGCGTGGCGCTTGGTCGAGGAGCACGCACCGTCCCGCGTCCCCGAGGGCGACCCGCACCTGAAGCTGCGCCACAAGACGATTCAGCGCGTGACGGCGGACCTGGAGCGGCTCCAGTTCAACACGGCCATCGCGGCGCTGATGACGTACACGAACGAGCTGACCTCGAAGGGGAGCACGCGCGAGGACCTCGTCACGCTGGTCAAGCTGGTGGGCCCCTTCGCGCCGCACCTGGGGGACGAGGCGTGGGAGCGGCTCGGTGGGAAGGGCTTCCTGCTGGAGCAGGAGTGGCCTGTGTTCGACGTGGCGCTGACGGTGGATGCGCAGGTGACGTACGCCGTCCAGGTGAACGGCAAGCTGCGCGGCAGCGTGGAGGTGGAGCGCGGCACGCCGGAGGCCGAGGTGCGTGAGCGGGCGCTGGCGCTGCCCAACGTCGTCCGGCAGCTCGAGGGCGGGAAGACGGTGAGCAAGGTCATCGTCGTGCCCGACAAGGTGGTCAACATCGTCGTGCGTTAG